From Aspergillus fumigatus Af293 chromosome 3, whole genome shotgun sequence, a single genomic window includes:
- a CDS encoding CsbD family protein, whose translation MSSLARFAPLTARIPAVRTTTRAFTAAGSRFISSTPKNEKGPVEATKETLKKADRAISDNLVKGIDKGEQAKDKVKQTVGSSTEEAKYKAEGMKEEMKGEASEKAGETKGKAKETLGEVKGKAKEVFGEAKGKAKEMGNM comes from the exons ATGTCTTCTCTCGCCCGCTTCGCTCCCCTGACCGCTCGCATCCCTGCTGTTCGCACGACCACTCGTGCCTTCACTGCTGCCGGCAGCAgattcatctcctccacacCCAAGAATGAGAAGGGTCCCGTGGAGGCGACCAAGGAGACATTGAAAAAGGCAGACAGGGCTATCTCGGATAATCTCGTGAAGGGTATCGACAAGGGTG AACAAGCGAAAGACAAGGTCAAGCAAACAGTTGGAAGCTCGACTGAGGAAGCCAAGTACAAGGCGGAGGgaatgaaggaggagatgaagggcGAGGCCTCGGAAAAAGCAGGCGAGACCAAGGGTAAGGCCAAGGAGACTCTTGGCGAGGTCAAAGGTAAAGCTAAGGAGGTATTTGGTGAGGCCAAGGGAAAGGCAAAGGAGATGGGTAACATGTGA
- a CDS encoding alpha/beta hydrolase — translation MSHLDNPGTLLKEILVRIPLILKTALLHALHMSPGSGKQDLRTELTVAIIRSFINFKLPVSKQQKGSMRDPGIKGPMWVSKVTFPRPENDVQDAVIKAIEALKSGDETYDIPGVGPVEAEWTGYRKGVDKNTPQPDISEEEKYRKLRSDSDADMVILYFHGGAYFLMDPCTHRVAVSQLSKHTGAPALSVRYRLAPQHPFPAALVDAFVAYLSLLAPPPGSLHDPVPANKIILAGDSAGGNLSLALLQTLLTLRRVSPTVRFHGQDVRIELPAGVATSSPWCDITRSMPSVFHNARYDYLDPPSQTPDSTFAPLPIPEDEIWPCNPPRGDFFVNANAILHPLVSPLASRSEIWKDAPPIFITLGEEALTDEDLLLARKLHRAGVPVVVEQFEGMPHVFGYVMIGTPAGKRFFKGLADFCRDAVAGRVRSSGNLTYISFKLRATKEIPLETAVTLTDEEVDRLLRRTANWRLQGEKELQRQVMEKAKL, via the exons ATGAGCCACCTCGATAACCCCGGAACTCTTTTGAAGGAGATCCTGGTAAGGATCCCACTCATTTTGAAGACGGCCCTTCTGCATGCACTCCATATGTCCCCTGGCTCTGGGAAACAAGATCTTCGCACCGAGTTGACCGTCGCCATTATCCGCTCGTTTATCAACTTCAAGCTCCCCGTTAGCAAGCAGCAGAAGGGCAGTATGCGCGACCCAGGCATCAAGGGTCCCATGTGGGTGTCCAAGGTCACGTTTCCTCGGCCTGAGAACGATGTCCAGGATGCGGTCATCAAAGCGATTGAGGCGTTGAAGTCCGGGGATGAGACGTATGATATTCCCGGAGTTGGCCCTGTCGAGGCCGAATGGACTGGGTATCGCAAGGGCGTGGACAAGAACACGCCACAGCCTGATATctcggaagaggagaagtaCAGGAAGCTGCGCAGTGACTCCGATGCAGATATGGTCATTTTGTACTTCCACGGAGGAGCGTATTT CCTCATGGATCCCTGTACACATCGCGTTGCAGTATCTCAGCTCTCCAAGCACACAGGGGCCCCTGCTCTCTCGGTACGATACCGTCTGGCGCCCCAGCATCCCTTCCCGGCGGCGCTGGTCGACGCCTTCGTCGCGTATCTCTCGCTCCTCGCGCCGCCCCCGGGCTCGCTGCATGACCCCGTACCCGCCAACAAGATCATCCTAGCTGGCGATTCCGCTGGAGGCAACTTATCGCTAGCTCTACTTCAGACCCTTCTGACTCTTCGTCGCGTCTCCCCCACCGTACGCTTCCACGGCCAGGACGTTCGCATCGAGCTCCCCGCAGGCGTCGCGACAAGCTCCCCCTGGTGCGACATCACAAGATCCATGCCCTCCGTCTTCCACAACGCGCGCTACGACTACCTCGACCCACCCAGCCAGACGCCAGACAGCACCTTCGCCCCGCTTCCCATTCCCGAAGACGAGATCTGGCCGTGCAATCCTCCCCGCGgcgacttcttcgtcaacgCCAACGCCATCCTGCACCCGCTCGTCTCACCGCTCGCCTCCCGCAGTGAGATTTGGAAAGACGCCCCGCCTATCTTCATTACTCTCGGGGAGGAAGCGCTGACGGATGAGGATCTGCTACTCGCGCGCAAGCTGCACCGGGCTGGTGTGCCTGTGGTCGTGGAACAGTTCGAGGGGATGCCGCATGTTTTCGGTTATGTCATGATTGGCACGCCGGCGGGTAAGCGGTTCTTCAAGGGCCTGGCAGACTTCTGTCGTGATGCGGTGGCCGGTCGCGTTAGAAGTTCGGGGAATCTGACATATATCTCGTTCAAGCTGCGAGCGACGAAGGAGATTCCCCTAGAGACGGCTGTGACCTTGACtgatgaggaggtggatCGGTTGCTGCGCAGGACGGCGAACTGGCGGCTGCAAGGTGAGAAGGAACTTCAACGGCAGGTGATGGAGAAGGCAAAACTGTAG
- a CDS encoding J domain-containing protein, whose product MLKKPNALCYGGLQLLIPSSSSFPPPASLWGQRRPWCFPSCRFYATAHDIYDKDLSWPTSPCFTPYDVFKQDRGAPYSKSRFYDLVKIYHPDRPCNDHPLCRHLTPEVRLQRYHLVVAAHEILSDPAKRAAYDQFGTGWSLHPSRGPQTQSSWARTASGDYHPIYANATWEDWERWHNRHQPKQQEIVDHRTFVTFICLLVLFGSAVQASWISQLSTGYEERLREINEESIRLLTGRRETTVKQMGSSQARVEHFLIRRDPSGSGLKEEEQAVYEKVLHSHKKTPDASLKIEDSAPSHSESDGTQKLVKDF is encoded by the coding sequence ATGCTCAAGAAACCTAATGCCCTTTGCTACGGCGGTCTCCAACTGCTGAttccttcgtcttcgtccttccCGCCACCCGCCTCACTCTGGGGCCAACGCCGACCATGGTGCTTTCCGTCCTGCAGATTCTACGCAACTGCACACGATATCTATGATAAGGATCTTTCATGGCCAACGTCGCCGTGCTTCACGCCCTATGACGTGTTTAAGCAGGACCGAGGCGCTCCATATTCAAAGAGCCGCTTCTACGACTTGGTGAAGATTTACCACCCGGACCGCCCGTGCAACGATCATCCGCTCTGTAGACACCTCACACCTGAGGTGCGACTTCAGCGGTATCATCTTGTTGTAGCAGCTCATGAGATCTTGTCGGATCCAGCAAAGCGGGCAGCCTACGATCAATTCGGTACTGGCTGGAGTCTCCATCCCTCGCGAGGTCCTCAAACACAGTCCTCTTGGGCCAGAACAGCATCGGGTGATTATCACCCTATATACGCCAATGCGACATGGGAGGACTGGGAGAGATGGCATAACCGCCATCAGCCGAAACAGCAAGAGATCGTCGACCATCGGACCTTTGTGACCTTCATTTGTCTTCTGGTCCTTTTCGGAAGTGCCGTGCAAGCCTCCTGGATTAGCCAGCTGAGTACTGGGTATGAGGAAAGGCTTCGAGAGATCAATGAAGAGTCGATCCGATTACTTACAGGACGAAGGGAGACTACTGTGAAGCAGATGGGATCATCCCAGGCCAGAGTAGAGCATTTCCTTATACGGAGGGATCCATCCGGCTCAGggttgaaggaggaagagcaagCAGTATACGAAAAGGTCCTTCATTCACATAAGAAGACACCGGATGCCTCTTTGAAAATTGAGGATTCGGCCCCCTCTCACTCTGAATCTGATGGTACCCAGAAACTGGTCAAGGACTTCTGA
- a CDS encoding sugar O-acetyltransferase: protein MAASEKRPEIIALARELKDVPMCEEYERMVSGMMYNPNTPKLLEARHRCRGLTADYNGLDTKTVPYEQIAEKRLELLRRVVGRVGDGTFIEPPFMADYGCNIIIGKNCFINWNLTVLDTSLVVIGDRVQIGTNVSIITAGHDTSILSRRKNVEFGHPIFIEDDCWIGANVVILPGVRIGQGSTIGAGSIVTKDIPPFSVALGSPCRVKRTIPSAEEEEQDETNPFRNL from the exons ATGGCAGCCAGCGAAAAGCGCCCCGAGATCATCGCACTCGCGCGCGAACTGAAAGACGTTCCCATGTGCGAGGAATACGAGCGCATGGTTTCCGGCATGATGTACAATCCTAACACACCCAAACTACTCGAGGCACGGCACCGGTGTCGCGGGCTAACAGCCGACTACAACGGCCTGGATACGAAAACGGTGCCCTACGAACAAATCGCCGAGAAAAGGCTCGAGCTGCTCCGGCGCGTGGTCGGCCGAGTGGGCGACGGCACGTTTATCGAGCCGCCGTTCATGGCAGACTACGGATGTAACATCATTATCGGCAAGAATTGTTTCATTAATTGGAA TCTCACTGTGCTGGACACAAGCCTCGTCGTCATCGGTGACCGGGTTCAGATAGGAACGAAcgtcagcatcatcactGCCGGCCACGACACGAGTATCCTGTCGCGGCGGAAGAATGTGGAATTCGGCCACCCGATCTTCATCGAGGATGACTGCTGGATTGGTGCGAATGTCGTCATTCTGCCTGGCGTGAGGATCGGGCAGGGTTCGACGATTGGCGCGGGCTCCATCGTCACCAAGGATATTCCGCCCTTCTCTGTGGCACTGGGGAGTCCGTGCCGGGTCAAACGGACGATTCCAtcggcggaggaagaagagcaggatgAGACAAATCCGTTCAGGAATCTGTAG
- a CDS encoding putative mitochondrial methylglutaconyl-CoA hydratase (Auh), with protein MPPRLPRLAPALSSPPRIVSLRVTISRYSTSTNTDDAVIQTQQVPAPGSGSIRVLLLNRPKARNALSRHLLDTLSKQIHSIAAEGGTGPTRALVIASNIDAAFCAGADLKERAKMTKEETNEFLTKLRGTFHDLAALQIPTISAISSTALGGGLELALCTHLRVFGSSAIVGLPETRLAIIPGAGGTYRLPALIGVNRARDLILTGRRVSGPEAYFLGLCDRLVEILPEEEGKEGVAREKVLRESIKLALDICEGGPIALKQAIQAVAGFHRGEAAENEAYNGVIETEDRYEALRAFAEKRKPAFRGR; from the exons ATGCCTCCCCGACTCCCACGCCTCGCACCCGCTCTCTCCAGCCCCCCTCGCATCGTCTCGCTCCGCGTCACCATCTCCCGCtacagcaccagcaccaacaccGACGACGCCGTCATCCAAACCCAACAAGTCCCCGCCCCAGGCTCCGGCAGCATccgcgtcctcctcctcaaccgCCCCAAAGCTCGTAACGCCCTCTCGCGACACCTCCTCGACACCCTTTCCAAGCAAATCCACtccatcgccgccgagggcGGCACCGGCCCAACCCGCGCCCTGGTCATCGCCAGCAACATCGACGCCGCCTTTTGCGCCGGCGCAGACCTCAAAGAGCGCGCCAAGATGACAAAGGAGGA GACGAACGAATTCCTCACCAAACTCCGCGGCACATTCCACGACCTCGCCGCGCTGCAGATCCCCACCATCTCCGcgatctcctccacagcGCTGGGCGGCGGCCTCGAGCTGGCGCTGTGCACGCACCTGCGCGTGTTTGGGTCGTCTGCTATCGTCGGTCTCCCAGAGACCCGGCTGGCGATTATCCCCGGCGCGGGCGGCACGTATCGTCTCCCGGCGCTGATTGGGGTGAACCGCGCGCGGGACTTGATCTTGACCGGGCGACGGGTGTCTGGTCCCGAGGCGTACTTCCTGGGTCTTTGTGATCGGTTGGTGGAGATCTtgcccgaggaggaggggaaggaaggGGTGGCGAGGGAGAAGGTGCTGCGGGAGAGTATCAAGCTTGCGCTGGATATCTGTGAGGGGGGTCCCATTGCCCTCAAGCAGGCGATTCAGGCCGTTGCGGGGTTCCACCGGGGCGAAGCGGCGGAGAATGAGGCGTACAATGGGGTGATTGAGACGGAGGACCGGTATGAGGCGCTTCGGGCTTttgcggagaagaggaagcctgCGTTTCGGGGGAGGTAG
- a CDS encoding putative FHA domain protein SNIP1 produces MAESRAGYSEKRRRRSASESSISTRDDDRRLHTRERHRNGDRSSRRDSSRRRSSRSPTGRDARQLDSRDRRDRRERREGSDDHRRRRRHGSEERGHRRHRDRDSYDDRRRPSRKYRSRSRSRSPAGRTRSPESRGFPRSKAPLPSQNDAYTSSEVARREESSAPPPEKEKPNFGNTGRLAAETNTVNVGGGTVVLKYHEPPEARKPPAKEPWRLYVFKGEDLLEVVELAERSCWLIGRERLVADFPLDHPSCSKQHAAIQFRYVEKRNEFGDRIGKVKPYIIDLESANGSNVNGDTIPAGRYVELRDKDVLKFGLSSREYVLMLPQPD; encoded by the coding sequence ATGGCTGAATCGCGAGCTGGCTACAGTGAGAAAAGACGGCGCCGGTCGGCGTCCGAATCCTCCATTTCAACAAGAGACGACGATAGACGACTGCACACGCGAGAACGACACCGCAATGGTGATCGCAGTTCTCGAAGAGATAGCTCCCGAAGACGGTCCTCGCGCAGTCCGACGGGGAGAGATGCACGTCAGCTAGATAGCCGTGATCGACGAGACCGCAGGGAAAGACGAGAAGGTTCGGATGATCAtcgcagaagacgaagacatGGCTCTGAAGAACGTGGTCACCGCCGTCACCGCGACCGAGACTCGTACGACGATCGAAGGAGACCTTCCCGAAAATATCGAAGTCGATCCCGTTCTCGCTCGCCGGCTGGACGCACACGAAGCCCAGAGTCACGGGGTTTTCCCCGATCCAAGGCTCCCTTGCCTTCTCAGAATGACGCATATACCTCATCGGAGGTTGCGCGGCGAGAGGAATCATCAGCACCGCCGCCCGAAAAGGAGAAACCGAATTTTGGAAACACCGGTCGATTAGCTGCTGAAACCAATACCGTCAACGTCGGTGGAGGTACGGTTGTCCTCAAATACCATGAGCCGCCGGAAGCGCGCAAGCCTCCTGCGAAGGAACCTTGGCGACTCTACGTGTTTAAAGGGGAAGATTTACTTGAGGTAGTTGAGCTGGCTGAGCGCAGCTGTTGGTTGATCGGAAGAGAGCGCCTTGTGGCAGATTTCCCACTGGATCACCCTAGCTGCTCCAAGCAGCACGCCGCCATTCAATTCCGGTACGTCGAGAAGAGGAACGAATTCGGAGATCGAATTGGAAAGGTCAAACCCTACATTATTGACCTCGAAAGCGCCAACGGCTCCAATGTGAATGGAGATACGATTCCAGCCGGACGCTATGTTGAGTTGCGGGACAAGGACGTTCTCAAATTTGGCCTGAGCTCGAGAGAATATGTTCTCATGCTACCTCAGCCAGATTGA
- a CDS encoding putative GABA permease — translation MVVSHKTEKSGPANVLAADDAVPQARGQQRELPQQFSASSALSFAYVITNSWVGYSGTFPTALMAGGGPAVFYGVIVAGIVCFIITLGLAELASAFPSSGGQYHFTYMVSSPKTRTPCAFVCGWLSSLAWCLATVSGTIFIAQAILALGSFLNEDYYPRQWQTYLVFLALIILATAMVCLLAHWLPRLQEVMFWSSISAFVACLAAVLGMSKSKQSARVVFTQYQNETGWPDGLSFLIGLGTCMYMFSATDAATHIAEEVPEPGRNIPKVMCLTPVIGIATTLPFVVATLFATVDLGEVVRSELPILTLYHQATGSKDVTAIFTIWLIFNYFGGTVTGLAASGRMAWAFARDNGLPFSGTLATVHPRFQTPVASTVACAVLMALYGLIYIASSTAYSSIVSMAILSMNVTYVIPQGILLFRGREKVLVDRYFDLGRYGVFVNAFSCVWVGLYTVIFCFPTIMPPTPSNMNYLAPVVVVIVVLILVVWYGGKKKTFFGPSVVIAEALVQESSVAIVSKRKSSPRRGHSSIQHS, via the exons ATGGTCGTTTCCCACAAGACCGAGAAATCCGGTCCAGCAAACGTCCTCGCGGCTGACGATGCCGTGCCACAAGCGCGAGGACAGCAAAGGGAGCTCCCACAGCAGTTCTCGGCGAGCTCAGCTCTATCATTTGCTTATGTTATCACAAACTCCTGGGTTGGTTATTCCGGAACCTTCCCAACTGCGTTAATGGCTGGTGGAGGGCCCGCTGTGTTCTATGGCGTTATAGTGGCGGGGATCGTGTGCTTTATAATCA CCCTGGGTCTCGCCGAGTTGGCATCGGCGTTTCCGTCCAGCGGAGGACAGTACCATTTCACCTATATGGTTTCGTCACCAAAGACTCGAACACCTTGTGCGTTCGTatgtggctggctgagctcTCTTGCCTGGTGTCTGGCCACAGTGTCTGGCACCATTTTTATCG CTCAAGCGATTCTTGCGCTCGGGTCGTTCCTAAACGAGGACTACTATCCCAGGCAGTGGCAGACATACCTCGTCTTTCTCGCTCTCATAATCCTGGCAACGGCAATGGTTTGTCTTCTCGCTCACTGGTTGCCGCGATTGCAGGAGGTCATGTTCTGGAGCAGCATATCTGCCTTTGTGGCGTGTCTTGCCGCGGTTCTCGGGATGAGCAAAAGCAAGCAGTCTGCGCGCGTTGTTTTCACCCAGTACCAGAACGAGACGGGATGGCCCGACGGCTTGTCGTTCCTCATCGGACTCGGGACCTGTATGTACATGTTCTCTGCTACCGACGCAGCGACCCATATCGCCGAG GAGGTCCCGGAGCCAGGCCGGAATATCCCCAAGGTGATGTGCCTAACGCCCGTGATTGGGATTGCCACCACGTTACCGTTTGTGGTGGCTACCTTATTCGCGACAGTCGACCTAGGCGAGGTCGTCCGGTCCGAACTGCCTATCCTGACGCTGTACCATCAAGCAACGGGCAGCAAAGACGTCACCGCCATTTTCACCATCTGGCTGATTTTCAACTACTTTGGAGGCACAGTCACCGGGCTCGCGGCATCCGGCCGCATGGCTTGGGCGTTTGCCCGGGACAACGGGCTGCCATTTTCCGGAACGTTAGCCACTGTGCATCCGCGATTCCAAACGCCCGTCGCCTCGACCGTTGCCTGCGCCGTGCTGATGGCCCTGTATGGTCTCATCTACATTGCATCCAGCACGGCATACAGCAGCATCGTCTCGATGGCCATCCTATCCATGAACGTGACGTACGTGATCCCGCAGGGCATCCTGCTCTTCCGAGGACGGGAGAAGGTCCTTGTCGACCGCTACTTCGATTTAGGGCGGTATGGGGTCTTTGTGAATGCGTTCTCGTGTGTGTGGGTTGGACTGTATACAGTCATCTTCTGTTTTCCGACGATCATGCCGCCTACGCCGTCTAATATGAACTATCTGGCTCCGGTGGTTGTTGTCATCGTCGTCTTGATTCTGGTGGTGTGGTATGgtgggaagaagaagacgttTTTTGGGCCG AGTGTTGTGATTGCCGAGGCGCTGGTTCAGGAGTCAAGCGTTGCAATCGTGTCGAAGCGGAAGTCTTCCCCTCGTAGAGGGCACTCGTCTATCCAACATTCGTGA